aataataaaatttttatttataatcaATGTCCAtatgctgctctctctctctctctctctctctctctctctctctctatttcacATTTATCAAGTGTCAAGTCACctatttcactgtgtgtgatgtttgGTTGTTTGAGCAGAAAGTCTGATAGTCTCTTGTTGgattttttaatctttgtattacttttaaattacattagCTTAGCTTCATTTTGCATAATGATCATAACTTACTATTTGTCACCCATtcttacattacatacataagATTTGAAATTGGCTAGACTGCAGCAGCCTGtagtagaaaaataaagaaacagcacattcagtgactttaaaaagtttatttagttACAGGTTACACTCAGATAAAAACATGGGAAATTAATAATCAATGAATTTAAGTGAGCTTGTAAAGATTTGTTTTGACACTGAAAATAATTTCCATTTGCACTGATTGATTCAGTGTTAGGCTATAATACATGAAGGCTATACACATAACATAGGAAATAAAGGAAAGAGGACATCTTATTTGCTCATGTGTTGGGGTGAGCTGGTTTTGAACACAGATGTTGGTGGTCTCATGGTGGTTTTGTTGAGAGCCTGCTGGGTTCTTCTTCATCAGATGCCTCCGGGCAATCTCAGCACTGTATGAACTGTGGACATGTGCTGGATCCCACATGATGCCAGAGTGCTCTCTTCCTCCAGCGTCTGGGCTCCGACGACCATCCGCAAGTCATCATCTTAGAGCAAAAGTAAAAAGTCTGagcattataaaatgtttaGAATCGTACACAGTAGCCTACAGGCTAAACCtccaaatttgtattttgttttttggcgCAAAGATGGCTTGGCTAAAGGGCGATTTTTAGACATCTGGTCCATTTATAACAACAGCTACAAGGTAGAAAACGTGTTAAATAGAGGATCATTGCTACACCCTCTGAAATCACATTGAAACATCAAACAGGTGTCCAGAAGTCTTTGCACTTTCAAATCACcataaaataactgaaatactGACACGACATGTCAcgttttttaactttaactttaaacgTAATTTCTAGTTAGATGTCCTGCTGAAAAACTGACAAATGGGACCAAAAACAATCTCCTCAAGGAGgtttttaaaaagccattaCATACCTGTCTTCATTTCTTTATTAACTTTCTTTTTCAGCTCCAGTACAGTGATCTCCTTCAGCTGCTCTTTATTGTTGCACACCTCCAAAATCTTTTCGTCTCCTCGGGGTAGAATTACGTTGACTTGGATACACATGTTGCAGCTAAGCCTGTGCAGAGGACTGTGTGCAGTATTGTTTATTCAGCAATATACAGAAACTGAAACTTCAGTCAGATAAATAGGCTACATTACGTCACATACACGTGAACTAACAACCACATGACTTCATGGAAATTAACAGCGAAAGAAACGAAATCCCTCATAGCCCTGGTGTTTAGTTTGAGTACATATTACATTTAGTCAAGATGGGCAGCAATGTGACAACTGAACAGAGGAATAACTCcggacagcagagcagcaaTATGACAACTGAACAGGAGAAGTGTTATGACCCTCAAGACACAACACTTGTATTTGTAGAAGGAGATGATGATTTAGACTGTAAGTAGCCAAATGTCACATTAACAAGCATTAGTcctaaaaaaatatgattatgaGCTTCTGCTGTGActtaattttacatattttaagtgTGTAGTTCTTAATTATAGCTTATAACACTTCTCGCATCTCCCCTTATTTGTATGTGTCTCATAGTTGAGTACGATGACTTCAAGTCTCTCAGAGCAAAGATGTCCTGTGGTCATGCTGTCACTCCGATGTCTCTCACCAACTGGTGTCGCAGGTTGCTGGAAAAGGTAGGCTGTTTACATCACCTTCATCATGAAATTCAAAGACGTTTAGTTACTAAAAATAGTCATTTGATAgtaaaaatatagttttaataGTAAAAAATGACAGAATGTGACTCATCAGCTGACAGAAGAAACTAACTGAATGAAGAAATTGATGTTAGCAGTTAATCATAAAAGCAGTAGCAGGCTGGCAGATGCTCTCGACTTTTTTCACACATAAAggtttttctttgattttcttttttatatctaAGGGTGAGTGCAGATTTGTGTGTGGCCAAACTAACTGTGATGCTGAGTGGCCATATGAGGAGGTGTGTAAAATGGCTCTTCTAACCAAAGAAGAAATGAAGTACTTTGAAAAGAAACTGTTCAGTAATGCTGCCAAGGATTACTTGAATGTCAAAATAGTAAGTATCTACTGTATACTACACTATTCACAAAAAATGTTGTGCATGCAAATTCAAGGGGTAATATAAAAAtctctcactctgtttttcATATAACTTTCACTTAACAGTGTCCTGGCTGCAAGTCTCGTGTGGTGAGATCGGCTCTCTCCAACCTGTGTGTCAAATGCACAGTGTGCACAGCTGACAAAAAGAGGACTTATATGTTCTGCTGGCAGTGTTTGAGGGAATGGAAAGGTCCGGCTCCACGTTCGGACCGCTGTGAAAATGATGGCTGCATCAATCACCAACTAGAAACGCTGAGAAACTGTCCAGATATCATCTTTGAGGATGTGAAGGGGGTCAGTGGCTGTCCCTGCATCCGTGCCTGTCCCACCTGTGGTTTTCTGGTGGAGCATGACAAGACTCAATGTAAAAACATCATATGTCCCAGATGTAAGGTGGAgttctgttttgtgtgtctggATCTCACTGAAGAGTGCCTGGAGCTCACTGAAGAGAGCCTGGAGCTCACTGAAGAGAGCCTGGATCCAGACATAGCCCCACATTACCTACTTTGCTCCAGTGGT
This sequence is a window from Siniperca chuatsi isolate FFG_IHB_CAS linkage group LG22, ASM2008510v1, whole genome shotgun sequence. Protein-coding genes within it:
- the LOC122869946 gene encoding probable E3 ubiquitin-protein ligase RNF144A-A; this translates as MGSNVTTEQRNNSGQQSSNMTTEQEKCYDPQDTTLVFVEGDDDLDFEYDDFKSLRAKMSCGHAVTPMSLTNWCRRLLEKGECRFVCGQTNCDAEWPYEEVCKMALLTKEEMKYFEKKLFSNAAKDYLNVKICPGCKSRVVRSALSNLCVKCTVCTADKKRTYMFCWQCLREWKGPAPRSDRCENDGCINHQLETLRNCPDIIFEDVKGVSGCPCIRACPTCGFLVEHDKTQCKNIICPRCKVEFCFVCLDLTEECLELTEESLELTEESLDPDIAPHYLLCSSGVAPRQTSIPVWQRK